In Macadamia integrifolia cultivar HAES 741 chromosome 1, SCU_Mint_v3, whole genome shotgun sequence, a single window of DNA contains:
- the LOC122085772 gene encoding protein PLANT CADMIUM RESISTANCE 2-like, protein MERSELNMYSSDRSVHQKFTPAPPPPIFSTPPATGIPASSTNQLYSWSGTTPTTALPPPRPQTPVPWSNGLCDCGSDLKNCCITCWCPCITFGQISEIIDKGSSSCGANGALYALIFCLTGCQCCFSCFYRSKMRQQYNLEKSPCGDCLVHCCCEVCALCQEYKELENQGFDMKIGWHGNVERQNRGVAMTPIAQESMTRQID, encoded by the exons ATGGAAAGATCAGAACTGAACATGTATTCCTCTGACAGAAGTGTTCACCAGAAGTTCACCCCAGCACCACCTCCACCAATATTCAGTACACCTCCGGCCACCGGAATTCCGGCAAGTTCAACAAACCAGTTATACAGTTGGAGTGGTACTACTCCCACCACTGCCCTTCCACCTCCTCGTCCTCAAACTCCAGTTCCTTGGTCTAACGGCCTCTGCGACTGTGGTTCTGATCTTAAGAACT GTTGCATTACATGTTGGTGTCCATGTATTACCTTCGGCCAAATCTCCGAAATCATCGATAAAGGATCTAGTTCTTGTGGAGCAAATGGAGCACTCTATGCATTGATCTTTTGTTTGACTGGTTGCCAGTGTTGCTTCTCATGTTTCTATAGGTCTAAGATGAGGCAACAGTATAATCTTGAAAAGAGTCCCTGTGGGGATTGCCTAGTTCATTGTTGCTGTGAGGTCTGTGCTTTGTGCCAAGAGTATAAAGAGCTAGAAAATCAAGGATTTGACATGAAAATAG GATGGCATGGTAATGTGGAAAGGCAGAACCGTGGAGTAGCAATGACTCCAATTGCGCAAGAAAGCATGACCAGACAGATTGATTGA
- the LOC122075578 gene encoding dynein light chain LC6, flagellar outer arm — translation MEGAEEELERRSRFLSSLIQKKKTIEQQDQHEQLNVRVRAADMPVALQQRAFRCARDSLDSMPKKLDSKRLALALKKDFDTSYGPAWHCIVGTSFGSYVTHSSGGFLYFSIDKVYVLLFKTAVEPLGH, via the exons ATGGAGGGAGCAGAGGAAGAGCTGGAGAGAAGAAGCAGATTCTTGAGCAGTCTCatacagaagaagaaaacgatcGAACAGCAAGATCAGCATGAGCAACTCAACGTTCGAGTCAGGGCCGCTGACATGCCTGTCGCCTTACAACAACGTGCCTTCCGGTGTGCCAGAGACTCCCTTGACTCCATGCCCAAAAAGCTCGACAGCAAACGCTTAGCACTTGCCCTTAAGAAG GATTTTGACACATCATATGGTCCAGCCTGGCACTGCATTGTCGGAACAAGTTTTGGCTCATACGTTACCCATTCCTCAGGAGGTTTCTTATACTTCTCCATTGACAAGGTTTATGTCCTTCTATTCAAGACTGCTGTGGAGCCTCTGGGTCATTGA